In Vicinamibacterales bacterium, the following are encoded in one genomic region:
- a CDS encoding phosphopentomutase, with protein sequence MIMAGAGSSVRPSSFSFSRAIVVVLDGAGVGALPDASEYADEGSNTLGNIARHVDLLIPTLRAMGLGNVVDLGGSSPVPLSAFGRMAEASPGKDSVTGHWELTGVVLDRPFPLFVDGFPLHVIADLERRIGYKTLGNSTASGTEIIERLGREHLETGSPIVYTSVDSVCQIAAHESIMSVPELYRCCEIAFEIMVEGLGVGRVIARPFAGEVGAFQRTAGRRDFTCPAPGDTLFDRATAAGVPVVTIGKVDDLFAGRGISKAVHTSSDDDVMDALERTLTSTPQGIIMANLVDFDTVYGHRNDVLGYAANLEQFDRRLASLLPYIQGGDLFIITADHGNDPTTPSTDHSREYVPVLISGSSVRAGTNVGTRSSFADVGQTIAEGLGLKPLASGMSFLSEIALGA encoded by the coding sequence ATGATTATGGCGGGTGCCGGAAGTTCGGTGCGACCCTCATCCTTTTCGTTCTCCCGTGCGATTGTGGTTGTTCTTGACGGCGCCGGGGTTGGTGCGCTGCCTGATGCGTCGGAGTACGCGGACGAGGGTAGTAATACCCTCGGGAACATTGCGCGGCACGTAGACCTTTTGATTCCGACGCTTCGCGCGATGGGGCTTGGGAACGTTGTCGATCTTGGAGGTTCGTCACCGGTGCCGTTATCGGCATTCGGACGGATGGCTGAGGCCTCACCGGGCAAAGATTCCGTGACGGGACACTGGGAGTTGACCGGCGTGGTCCTTGACCGTCCGTTTCCTCTATTTGTTGACGGTTTTCCTTTACACGTCATTGCCGATCTCGAACGCCGGATTGGTTATAAGACCTTGGGTAATTCAACAGCTTCAGGAACTGAGATCATTGAGAGACTTGGAAGAGAGCACCTTGAGACTGGTTCACCAATTGTTTACACATCAGTTGATAGTGTCTGCCAAATTGCTGCCCATGAATCCATAATGTCAGTGCCCGAGCTGTATCGTTGCTGTGAGATTGCGTTTGAGATCATGGTTGAGGGACTAGGTGTAGGTCGGGTCATCGCCCGTCCTTTCGCCGGTGAAGTTGGGGCCTTCCAGCGTACAGCAGGGCGACGAGATTTTACGTGCCCAGCGCCAGGTGACACGTTGTTCGATCGGGCAACAGCCGCTGGGGTTCCAGTGGTAACGATTGGCAAAGTTGATGACCTTTTCGCTGGCCGAGGTATTTCAAAGGCGGTCCACACTTCATCCGATGATGACGTAATGGATGCACTTGAGCGTACACTGACGTCGACGCCACAAGGCATCATTATGGCCAACTTGGTCGACTTCGATACTGTTTACGGTCACCGAAATGACGTGTTGGGATATGCGGCTAATTTGGAGCAGTTTGATCGTCGGCTGGCCAGTTTACTTCCATATATTCAGGGCGGCGATCTGTTTATCATTACCGCTGACCACGGGAATGACCCGACAACTCCAAGTACGGATCACTCGCGTGAGTATGTGCCCGTTCTTATTTCCGGATCGTCGGTTCGTGCTGGCACGAACGTGGGGACCCGATCGAGCTTCGCCGATGTCGGTCAAACAATTGCTGAAGGCCTTGGATTGAAACCGCTCGCGTCGGGCATGAGCTTTCTCAGCGAGATCGCACTAGGGGCATAG
- the miaA gene encoding tRNA (adenosine(37)-N6)-dimethylallyltransferase MiaA produces the protein MSGRLAGGPSTRLPSKTKILVAIVGPTATGKSTLGIEIAERFGGEVISCDSTAVYRGFDIGTDKVPLEGRRGIPHHLIDVVDPRENYSAARYATDASAVVFETIARGRLPILVGGTGLYYRALTRGLFPGPGRDSDLRERLLALSDRYGVERLHRLVRHVDPESADRIHARDAKRLIRALEVYYLTGRPLTRHFDGTHSPLIGYSIIGIALRQSSDLTAVKVARRVESQLTEGLIDEVRRLRAMGIPDSALPFGGMVYRQVLAFLNGVGTEESTRDDIIRANRRYARRQLIWFRKEPNLHWIQVDDGPVHAFRLAEQIVRDNVVARSESVVL, from the coding sequence TTGAGTGGCCGATTAGCGGGCGGTCCGTCCACCCGACTGCCGAGTAAGACCAAGATCTTGGTCGCAATCGTCGGTCCAACTGCAACTGGCAAGAGCACGTTGGGAATCGAAATCGCTGAGCGTTTTGGCGGTGAGGTGATCAGCTGTGATTCGACAGCTGTCTACAGAGGATTTGATATTGGTACTGATAAAGTTCCGTTGGAAGGGCGTCGAGGAATACCGCACCACCTGATCGACGTTGTCGATCCACGTGAGAACTATTCGGCAGCGCGGTATGCTACCGATGCGAGTGCCGTAGTATTTGAGACCATCGCTCGGGGGCGGCTGCCGATACTTGTTGGTGGTACGGGACTCTACTATCGTGCACTCACTCGCGGTTTATTTCCTGGCCCTGGGCGGGACTCCGACCTTCGGGAACGGTTGTTGGCCTTGAGCGACAGATACGGCGTGGAACGGCTGCACCGTTTAGTTCGACATGTCGATCCCGAATCAGCCGATCGGATCCATGCCAGAGACGCAAAGCGCTTAATTCGAGCTTTGGAAGTCTACTATCTCACCGGACGGCCTCTGACACGCCACTTCGACGGGACCCATTCACCGCTAATTGGATATAGCATTATTGGTATTGCCTTACGCCAGTCAAGTGACCTGACAGCAGTGAAAGTGGCGCGGCGTGTAGAAAGTCAGCTTACCGAAGGGCTCATCGACGAAGTCCGGCGGTTGCGTGCTATGGGTATACCTGACTCGGCATTGCCATTCGGTGGCATGGTGTACCGGCAAGTGTTGGCTTTTTTAAATGGAGTTGGCACCGAGGAGAGTACGCGTGATGACATCATACGGGCCAACCGTCGATACGCTCGGCGTCAGTTGATCTGGTTTAGGAAAGAGCCTAATCTACACTGGATTCAGGTTGACGATGGACCGGTGCACGCGTTTAGGTTGGCGGAACAAATCGTTCGTGACAACGTGGTAGCTCGGTCAGAGTCTGTAGTGTTATGA
- a CDS encoding TonB C-terminal domain-containing protein, with the protein MSRREGFLISVLGHVLLLVLVLLIPGLPFVQEVVQRRAQERAARNAELLEERLAEQRQAERFVFVQPRIDTEALESPDVGMLSDRDRSAMAPERSAEPLNPVPFARGDSSELVILPELAEEVRGDGPGLDPADGEPDGETVEELASPEDAVVNEAEVLANAADTGVIDDRELGEVDINDPGTVGNDAPRTASRIPPSGVQAPLSGGSLGEVIRNLERYVDQETFDNPSGGGGQFGPSIQFDTKGVEFGPWIRRFIAQIKRNWLVPYAAMAFKGHTVVTFNVYKNGMLTDVTVIQPSTIDSFNLSARNALLASDPTQPLPSEYPADKAFFTVTFYYNERPPL; encoded by the coding sequence ATGTCGCGCCGCGAGGGGTTTCTGATTTCGGTTCTGGGCCATGTCTTGCTACTGGTGCTTGTACTACTGATTCCTGGGCTGCCGTTTGTCCAAGAGGTAGTTCAACGTCGCGCACAAGAGCGCGCGGCTCGCAATGCAGAGCTTCTTGAAGAGCGGTTGGCAGAACAGCGCCAAGCCGAACGCTTTGTTTTTGTTCAACCACGCATTGATACTGAGGCACTAGAGTCCCCAGATGTCGGCATGCTGTCAGATCGGGATCGTTCGGCGATGGCTCCTGAGCGTTCGGCTGAGCCACTGAATCCGGTTCCATTCGCGCGTGGCGATTCTTCTGAACTTGTCATCCTTCCAGAACTTGCCGAGGAGGTAAGGGGTGATGGTCCAGGATTGGATCCCGCCGATGGTGAACCGGATGGTGAAACTGTTGAGGAACTTGCTAGTCCTGAAGATGCCGTGGTTAATGAGGCTGAGGTGTTGGCGAATGCGGCCGATACTGGTGTCATCGACGACAGAGAACTTGGTGAGGTCGACATAAATGATCCCGGTACAGTTGGTAACGACGCACCGAGGACAGCATCTAGAATTCCTCCGTCGGGAGTCCAGGCGCCATTATCTGGCGGTTCGTTAGGTGAAGTTATCCGCAATCTTGAGAGGTATGTCGATCAAGAGACCTTCGATAATCCAAGTGGAGGAGGCGGACAGTTCGGTCCTTCGATTCAGTTCGATACTAAGGGCGTAGAATTTGGGCCATGGATTCGGCGCTTTATCGCTCAGATCAAACGTAACTGGCTGGTGCCATACGCGGCTATGGCTTTTAAGGGACACACGGTGGTTACCTTCAACGTTTATAAGAACGGTATGTTGACCGACGTGACTGTTATCCAGCCATCAACAATCGACTCGTTTAATTTATCGGCACGCAACGCTCTGTTGGCATCTGACCCTACACAGCCGTTGCCGTCAGAATATCCAGCTGACAAGGCGTTCTTCACGGTCACCTTTTATTACAATGAACGCCCGCCCCTCTAA
- the ubiE gene encoding bifunctional demethylmenaquinone methyltransferase/2-methoxy-6-polyprenyl-1,4-benzoquinol methylase UbiE → MEGMTVGPKPLQKDAHYIASMFNAIAPRYDILNHLLSAGFDRRWRARAIAELELSGQETLVDLCTGTGDLALAAIRSRRSGARHVVGIDFASAMLHLGAQKIQRFASNSSVHLMRGDVSCIPLSDESADVVTIGFGIRNVSDSKLVCAEIRRVLRSGGRLAILEFSMPSTAVFRGLYRWYFTHFLPRLGRLVSRHSEAYSYLPASVQSFLTPAALSALLVESGFTNVRTIPLTCGVVYLYLATRT, encoded by the coding sequence ATGGAAGGAATGACCGTCGGTCCGAAACCTCTTCAGAAGGACGCTCACTATATCGCGAGCATGTTTAATGCTATCGCACCACGATATGACATCCTGAATCATCTATTGAGTGCTGGGTTTGATAGACGATGGCGTGCTCGAGCAATCGCTGAACTCGAATTAAGTGGGCAGGAAACGCTTGTTGATCTCTGCACAGGGACTGGCGACCTGGCACTCGCGGCAATTCGCTCACGTCGTTCCGGGGCACGGCATGTCGTTGGGATTGATTTTGCCAGTGCGATGTTGCACTTAGGAGCTCAAAAGATACAACGCTTCGCGAGTAACTCGTCCGTCCACCTAATGCGCGGGGACGTGTCGTGCATTCCGTTGTCAGATGAGTCAGCCGACGTGGTGACGATCGGTTTTGGGATCCGAAACGTCTCAGATAGCAAACTGGTTTGTGCCGAAATCCGTCGTGTACTTCGTTCCGGCGGACGTCTAGCAATTCTCGAATTTAGCATGCCTTCAACCGCGGTCTTCAGAGGGCTGTACCGGTGGTATTTTACGCATTTCCTGCCACGCCTCGGCCGCCTCGTTTCGCGTCATTCGGAGGCTTATTCTTACTTGCCGGCCTCGGTACAGTCCTTCTTAACTCCGGCCGCGTTGTCGGCCCTGCTGGTGGAGTCGGGCTTCACGAATGTGCGGACAATTCCACTTACCTGCGGTGTTGTATATCTGTATTTGGCAACCCGCACCTGA
- a CDS encoding UbiX family flavin prenyltransferase: MSDESRRSIAIAITGASGALYAVRTVAALLERTFHVELVVSDFGRRLLMEELSVSADRLLPHLIETYGETVERGSLQLHSNKDLGAGIASGSHGCDGMVIVPCSMKTLAGVAHGLSRNLAERAADVMLKERHPLILVPRETPMSLPQLRNMVTCAEAGAMVLPAMPAFYQGPKELSDLADFMAGKILAALGLKHNLYPAWKE, translated from the coding sequence ATGTCGGATGAATCTCGCCGATCGATCGCCATTGCCATTACTGGTGCCAGCGGTGCGCTATACGCTGTACGCACCGTTGCCGCTCTGCTTGAACGAACGTTCCATGTTGAATTGGTCGTGAGTGACTTTGGGCGTCGGCTTCTAATGGAGGAGCTCAGTGTTTCCGCTGACCGTTTATTACCGCATCTTATAGAGACTTATGGTGAGACTGTTGAGCGTGGGAGCTTGCAGCTACATTCGAACAAAGATCTTGGTGCGGGTATTGCGAGCGGTAGCCATGGCTGTGACGGGATGGTTATCGTGCCGTGTTCAATGAAAACGCTGGCTGGGGTAGCCCACGGACTGTCACGGAATCTAGCCGAGCGGGCGGCCGACGTAATGTTGAAAGAACGTCATCCGTTAATCCTTGTACCACGCGAGACTCCAATGAGCCTACCGCAGTTGAGAAACATGGTTACCTGTGCCGAAGCAGGGGCGATGGTCCTTCCCGCGATGCCTGCGTTCTACCAAGGACCTAAAGAGCTAAGCGATCTAGCGGATTTCATGGCAGGGAAAATTTTGGCAGCACTTGGGCTGAAGCATAATCTGTACCCGGCATGGAAGGAATGA
- a CDS encoding UbiA-like polyprenyltransferase produces MLSRIQAYASFVRFSHSVFALPFALAGMLLASRYTQVTLSRVGWVIAAMVAARTAAMGFNRLVDARHDALNPRTEAREIPRGVISRFQAVMFVMCWSSVFVAVTSQISVLCLALSPVALAIAFWYSLAKRYTNYSQLFLGLAMAVAPVGGWLAAGGRSGWEPWLLGVAIGMWVGGFDVLYACQDVEFDRNQGLRSIPVRYGVLKSLWISRGMHVVTVVMLTALAAVTSLGQIYLFGVGVVAALLVYEQSLVRANDLSRIKQAFDLNGYVGILYLATTSAAIYVG; encoded by the coding sequence ATGCTGAGTCGGATCCAAGCTTACGCCTCATTCGTCCGTTTTAGTCACTCGGTGTTTGCGTTGCCGTTCGCTTTGGCGGGCATGCTGCTAGCGTCACGGTACACACAAGTCACACTCAGTCGTGTGGGCTGGGTCATTGCCGCTATGGTGGCTGCCCGCACCGCGGCAATGGGCTTCAACCGTCTAGTGGATGCGAGACACGATGCGTTGAACCCTCGTACCGAGGCGAGAGAAATACCCCGCGGCGTCATTTCACGCTTCCAAGCGGTGATGTTTGTAATGTGTTGGTCATCGGTGTTCGTTGCTGTGACCTCTCAGATTTCTGTCCTCTGTCTTGCCTTGTCGCCTGTTGCATTGGCAATCGCTTTTTGGTACTCGCTGGCGAAGCGATATACGAACTATTCGCAACTATTTCTCGGACTTGCAATGGCAGTTGCGCCGGTTGGGGGGTGGCTGGCCGCGGGCGGGCGCTCGGGTTGGGAACCATGGTTGCTCGGTGTGGCGATTGGGATGTGGGTCGGGGGCTTCGATGTGCTGTATGCCTGCCAAGATGTTGAATTTGATCGGAACCAGGGCCTACGATCCATTCCAGTCAGATACGGGGTGTTGAAATCATTGTGGATCTCTCGCGGTATGCACGTGGTGACGGTCGTCATGCTCACAGCACTAGCTGCGGTAACGAGTTTAGGGCAGATTTATCTTTTCGGTGTGGGTGTAGTAGCGGCACTGTTAGTCTACGAGCAGTCTCTCGTGCGCGCTAATGACTTGTCGCGTATTAAGCAGGCGTTTGATTTGAATGGCTATGTCGGCATTCTCTATTTAGCGACCACTTCGGCAGCAATCTATGTCGGATGA
- a CDS encoding amidohydrolase family protein: MRRYRAAWALPIAAPPIKNASVTLDRGRIVSIGPAPSNTSTASKDYVDLGSAVVLPGLVNAHTHLELSFLGGRIAPTESMPEWVDEVLSSKLGADIEKRNAIESSIVELRRHGTALVGDISNTLATVAPLKRAPLSAVVFHELLGFNSSDPDAQARSAVEATDLSSEVEGVRVSVAAHAPYSVSPALFEALRRELSSKCPMAPITVHLAESAEELVFLDDGGGPWRQLLERRGAWNPSWEPPRCSPVEFLKRVGWHDPSVIVVHGVHLSVEDLLGLSESGVTLVTCPRSNVWTGVGPPPINRFIESGVSLAVGTDSLASVPDLNLFAEIARLREISPEVPASSLLMSATIGGARALRWEDEFGTIEPGKSADLITVALPETVSDVEEYLVCGIGASDITWLEDVS, from the coding sequence ATGCGTCGTTACCGCGCTGCTTGGGCTCTCCCCATCGCGGCTCCCCCAATCAAGAATGCCAGTGTTACGCTCGATCGTGGGCGCATTGTTTCCATTGGTCCGGCCCCCTCGAACACTTCTACAGCCAGCAAAGACTACGTTGATCTCGGTTCAGCCGTAGTATTACCTGGTCTAGTTAACGCGCACACGCACCTCGAACTTTCGTTTCTAGGAGGCCGCATAGCACCTACTGAGTCAATGCCTGAGTGGGTCGATGAGGTCCTTAGTTCAAAGCTTGGCGCTGACATTGAGAAACGTAATGCTATTGAATCGTCCATCGTTGAGTTAAGGCGTCATGGCACAGCTCTCGTTGGGGACATCAGTAACACCTTGGCGACGGTCGCGCCACTTAAGCGAGCGCCTCTTTCGGCGGTGGTCTTTCACGAACTTCTGGGGTTCAACTCCTCCGACCCTGATGCCCAAGCGCGTTCCGCGGTCGAGGCAACCGACTTGTCGAGCGAAGTCGAAGGCGTCAGAGTCAGTGTTGCTGCGCATGCGCCCTATTCGGTGTCACCTGCATTATTTGAAGCATTACGCCGCGAATTAAGTTCCAAATGTCCAATGGCGCCAATCACCGTGCATCTAGCCGAATCGGCTGAGGAATTAGTGTTTCTCGACGATGGCGGAGGCCCTTGGCGGCAGTTACTGGAGCGACGTGGTGCATGGAATCCATCTTGGGAACCTCCCCGGTGCAGCCCGGTCGAGTTTCTTAAGCGGGTTGGTTGGCACGACCCTTCGGTCATCGTCGTACACGGCGTGCACTTAAGTGTTGAGGACCTTCTTGGACTTTCGGAAAGTGGCGTAACGTTAGTGACCTGTCCACGAAGTAATGTGTGGACAGGAGTCGGACCGCCCCCCATTAATCGTTTTATAGAATCTGGTGTCAGCCTAGCGGTCGGTACGGACAGCCTAGCTAGCGTACCCGACCTAAATCTTTTTGCCGAAATTGCGAGACTGCGGGAAATCTCACCAGAGGTTCCGGCCTCGTCCTTACTCATGAGCGCCACGATTGGGGGTGCGAGAGCGCTCCGCTGGGAGGATGAGTTTGGCACGATTGAGCCGGGGAAGAGTGCGGACTTGATTACTGTGGCACTTCCCGAGACCGTCAGTGATGTGGAAGAATATCTGGTCTGCGGTATCGGTGCTTCAGACATTACTTGGCTCGAGGACGTGTCCTGA
- the mqnC gene encoding cyclic dehypoxanthinyl futalosine synthase, which translates to MNSQTVDEIARKVGDGGRLNRREALTLYEQAPTHLLGCLADEACARRHPSGIVTYIIDRNVNYTNVCVAKCNFCAFYRPVGSAEGYVLGFDELFTKIDETIAVGGEQLLLQGGHNPDLPLKWYEDLFRAVKTRYPSFRLHALSPPEIIHLSRLCQLDVPSIIERLTSAGLDSIPGGGAEILVDRVRRELNCYSKASTREWLGVMREAHRVGLRTTVTMMFGTVESLDERIEHLMRVRDLQDETGGFTAFITWSFQPSNTERGGREATGVDYLRTLALARLVLDNIDNMQASWVTQGGKVGQLSLSYGANDMGSVMIEENVVRAAGAAFCMDELEIVRNIENAGFIPKRRNVHYKVLGDPVVRQRDVPRMTTLAQARAANDHSVPEELVRYRARTPSGKRQRVQR; encoded by the coding sequence GTGAACTCTCAGACCGTTGACGAAATCGCTCGCAAAGTGGGTGATGGCGGTCGCCTAAACCGGAGGGAAGCTCTAACCCTATACGAACAGGCACCAACCCACCTGCTCGGTTGTCTGGCTGATGAGGCGTGCGCTCGTCGTCACCCATCTGGGATTGTTACCTATATCATCGACCGAAACGTCAACTACACCAATGTCTGTGTGGCGAAGTGCAATTTTTGTGCTTTCTATCGACCCGTGGGGTCTGCTGAAGGCTATGTGCTCGGCTTTGACGAATTGTTTACCAAGATCGACGAGACGATTGCAGTCGGCGGTGAACAGTTGCTACTGCAGGGCGGGCATAATCCCGATCTTCCGCTTAAATGGTACGAAGATCTATTTCGTGCAGTCAAAACGCGATATCCGTCATTCCGACTACATGCATTGTCGCCACCAGAAATTATCCACCTCTCGCGTCTTTGCCAATTGGACGTACCGTCAATCATTGAACGGCTTACCAGTGCCGGGTTGGATAGTATCCCCGGGGGTGGCGCTGAGATCCTCGTTGATCGGGTAAGGCGGGAGCTAAACTGCTACAGCAAAGCTTCAACCAGGGAATGGTTAGGTGTAATGCGGGAGGCCCACCGTGTGGGCCTAAGAACCACAGTTACGATGATGTTCGGGACGGTCGAAAGTTTAGATGAGCGTATCGAGCATTTGATGCGCGTACGCGATCTTCAGGACGAAACTGGCGGGTTCACGGCATTCATCACTTGGAGCTTCCAGCCGTCAAATACTGAGCGTGGTGGCAGGGAAGCAACTGGAGTGGACTACCTACGCACCTTAGCCTTGGCAAGGCTTGTACTTGACAACATTGACAATATGCAGGCGTCTTGGGTCACCCAAGGAGGCAAAGTCGGACAGCTCAGCTTGTCATACGGTGCGAATGATATGGGCAGCGTTATGATTGAAGAAAACGTTGTCCGGGCTGCGGGTGCCGCCTTCTGTATGGACGAGTTAGAAATTGTTAGAAATATTGAAAACGCCGGTTTTATTCCGAAACGGCGGAATGTGCACTATAAAGTGCTTGGTGATCCAGTCGTGCGGCAACGTGACGTTCCAAGGATGACCACGCTCGCCCAAGCTAGGGCTGCTAATGATCATTCGGTGCCGGAAGAATTGGTGAGATATCGTGCTAGGACGCCTAGTGGAAAGCGGCAGCGCGTCCAGCGATAG
- a CDS encoding menaquinone biosynthesis protein: protein MIRLGAVSYLNARPLVHGLDQQTNRFSLRFDVPSRCASLLHDGSVDLGLIPSIEVTQRPDYHVVPNVAIASTGRVASVAVFASRPITAVRSIAVDRSSRTSVALLRVLCAQSFDIEPKFVTLEPDIKAMLKRCDAALLIGDAALFTDHDALGIEKIDLGEEWTAMTNLPFVWAFWAGRPGVVESGDIAALTAARDAGVKASDAIATKFCEGDEGKVEIAVDYLRDNISFTLDDSARAGLKKFLEAAKDQRVVQLLPPLNYYEP, encoded by the coding sequence ATGATTCGTCTGGGGGCGGTGTCCTATCTGAACGCACGGCCGTTGGTGCACGGACTCGATCAGCAGACCAATAGATTCTCGTTACGCTTCGACGTGCCGTCGAGATGTGCCTCGCTTCTCCACGACGGGAGTGTAGACCTTGGCTTGATACCATCAATTGAAGTTACTCAGCGGCCTGACTATCACGTTGTACCTAACGTAGCGATCGCGTCGACAGGGCGTGTGGCTTCGGTAGCCGTCTTTGCTAGCCGTCCAATTACAGCGGTGCGATCGATTGCCGTTGATAGAAGTTCCCGTACGTCTGTGGCGCTGTTACGTGTTCTTTGTGCCCAGTCGTTTGACATTGAACCGAAGTTTGTGACCCTAGAGCCAGACATCAAGGCGATGCTTAAGCGTTGTGACGCTGCACTTCTCATCGGCGATGCGGCGCTGTTTACCGACCATGATGCACTTGGCATTGAGAAGATTGATCTCGGTGAAGAGTGGACAGCAATGACGAATCTTCCATTCGTATGGGCTTTTTGGGCTGGGCGTCCTGGAGTGGTCGAATCTGGGGACATCGCGGCCTTGACTGCTGCACGAGATGCTGGTGTGAAGGCTAGCGACGCTATTGCAACTAAGTTCTGTGAAGGGGATGAGGGAAAGGTTGAGATAGCGGTGGATTACCTTCGTGACAATATTAGTTTCACCCTCGATGACTCTGCGCGTGCCGGTCTCAAGAAATTCCTTGAAGCTGCGAAGGACCAGCGTGTTGTGCAATTACTGCCGCCACTGAATTACTACGAGCCGTGA
- a CDS encoding Gfo/Idh/MocA family oxidoreductase has translation MPRVATVTEHSLRVAVVGVGHVGSQHARILSSLAGAELVATVDIDEGSAIRAARGTSAKAETDVAALKGRVDAVIVAVPTKNHLEVARPLLNAGIPVLVEKPMASNLAEADEMLALAEHSGTCLTVGHTERFNPALTTTLPLVDKPRFIEVHRLGAHTSRSLDIDVVFDVMIHDLDVILNVLNSDVVSIEAVGVPILSDRIDIANARIRFESGCVVNLTASRISRERVRKIRFFQSGSYLSVDYVKQQAEHWRLLVDEEGESTIEGGPIEVTGGEPLERELTDFVLAVRDKRNPAVSGAEGRRALALAEQITKRITDYV, from the coding sequence ATGCCCCGGGTAGCCACGGTGACAGAGCATTCACTCCGTGTTGCAGTTGTCGGCGTCGGTCACGTAGGAAGTCAACACGCCCGTATTCTGTCGTCCCTAGCAGGCGCTGAACTCGTCGCCACTGTTGACATCGATGAGGGTAGTGCGATTAGAGCCGCTCGCGGGACCTCAGCGAAGGCTGAGACCGACGTTGCAGCACTTAAGGGCCGTGTGGATGCTGTGATCGTGGCGGTTCCCACAAAGAACCACTTGGAGGTTGCCAGGCCACTTCTTAACGCTGGCATTCCGGTGCTCGTTGAGAAGCCGATGGCGAGTAACCTCGCCGAGGCCGACGAGATGCTAGCCTTAGCGGAGCATTCTGGTACGTGCCTTACGGTTGGCCACACCGAGCGCTTCAACCCGGCGTTGACAACGACTTTACCGCTAGTCGACAAGCCGAGGTTTATCGAGGTCCATAGGCTTGGTGCTCACACGTCACGGAGCTTGGATATCGATGTCGTATTCGATGTCATGATTCACGATCTTGACGTTATTCTCAACGTGCTTAACTCTGACGTAGTATCCATCGAGGCGGTCGGCGTACCGATTCTGAGTGATCGCATTGACATTGCGAACGCGCGAATCCGGTTTGAGTCCGGTTGCGTTGTAAACTTAACCGCAAGTCGTATCAGCCGAGAACGTGTGCGAAAGATCAGGTTCTTTCAGTCAGGTTCTTATTTGTCAGTGGATTATGTTAAGCAACAGGCTGAGCATTGGCGTCTTTTGGTTGACGAAGAAGGAGAGTCTACAATCGAGGGTGGTCCAATCGAGGTAACGGGCGGGGAGCCGCTTGAGCGTGAGCTCACTGATTTCGTGCTTGCGGTGCGTGATAAACGAAATCCGGCTGTATCAGGAGCGGAAGGACGGCGCGCCCTAGCGCTCGCCGAGCAAATCACAAAGCGGATCACTGATTATGTCTAA
- the lpxI gene encoding UDP-2,3-diacylglucosamine diphosphatase LpxI (LpxI, functionally equivalent to LpxH, replaces it in LPS biosynthesis in a minority of bacteria.) encodes MISRTVSETPPIGVIAGNGRFPFLVLDGARQLGRNVTIVAIQEEADRSIEQAAEGVPEAVVHWVSLGQLGRCISLLKKSGVSEAVMAGQVKHSKLFSGLIPDSTLLLVLKRLQVQSTDALLSAIADVLGEHGITLIESTAFLESLLAKSGTLTRREPTIDELADFEFGYRIADTVAGLDIGQTVVVKDRTIVAVEAMEGTDKVIGRAGRLAGPGTRIVKVAKPNQDMRFDVPVVGVPTIEAMRDAGASALSIDAGRTLIVDGDAFVQAADEAGLSVVGRIIECPG; translated from the coding sequence ATGATTAGCCGCACAGTCTCCGAGACTCCACCCATCGGTGTCATTGCAGGCAACGGCCGGTTTCCATTCCTAGTGCTCGATGGGGCACGCCAACTTGGTCGAAACGTTACCATTGTGGCGATCCAGGAAGAGGCTGATCGCAGTATTGAGCAAGCTGCGGAGGGTGTTCCGGAGGCTGTTGTCCATTGGGTATCGCTAGGCCAACTGGGGAGATGCATCTCATTACTAAAAAAGTCTGGTGTTAGCGAGGCTGTAATGGCCGGTCAGGTGAAACACTCCAAGTTGTTTTCTGGCCTAATACCGGATTCAACTTTACTGTTGGTGTTGAAACGGCTTCAGGTGCAGTCCACCGACGCTTTACTATCGGCGATTGCGGATGTCCTTGGAGAGCACGGCATCACGTTAATTGAATCAACAGCCTTTCTTGAGTCCTTGCTAGCCAAGTCTGGCACGTTGACACGCAGAGAACCAACGATTGATGAATTGGCCGATTTTGAGTTCGGTTACCGGATAGCCGATACCGTTGCTGGTCTTGATATTGGCCAAACCGTCGTTGTGAAAGATAGGACCATAGTCGCGGTCGAGGCGATGGAAGGGACGGACAAGGTCATTGGGCGAGCCGGTCGGCTTGCGGGACCTGGCACCCGTATTGTGAAAGTGGCAAAGCCGAATCAGGATATGCGGTTCGATGTACCAGTCGTCGGGGTACCGACTATTGAGGCGATGCGAGATGCTGGTGCGTCGGCACTGTCAATCGATGCGGGTAGAACTTTGATAGTAGATGGCGACGCGTTCGTGCAAGCGGCTGATGAGGCAGGACTATCAGTCGTCGGACGAATAATTGAATGCCCCGGGTAG